CGTCGAGCCCCGCGACGGCCGAGGTCGCCAACGCGGCTAGAGTGAGGTGGGATCTGGCCATGCCTTACAGGTTAGGTCGCCGGGAGCCCTCCGTCTCACCGCGCCACGCGCTTCCGGCCCCACACGCGCACCGTGGGCGGATCACGACGGATGACGTCCCGCCCCTCGGCCCGTCCGCCCTCGAAGTCGATTGGTCACCCGTGCTCGACAGCTTCCTCTCCCGCCTGCCCCTGTCCCGCGAGGGCGTCGACCGCGACGGCCTGCACCGCGACTCGCCGGCCCTGTTCGACGAGCTCTGGGCGGATCCCGCCACGCGCGTGCTCCCGATGCACGGCCACCGCGCGCTCGGCTCCGCCGCCGACGGCCGGGCCGCGCTCGAGCTCCTCCCGGTCGACCGCGTGCCGGCCGCGACCATCCGCATCTACCTCGGCCGCACGACCGTCGCGCACGAGGGCGAGCCCGCCGGCACGCCCGTCGTCGCCGCGGTCCTCACCGACGCCGCGGCCGCGGAGCTCGCGCCGGGCGCGGAGCGGTGGATCGAGCTGCGCACCACCGCCGTCCAGCTCGACGACCGGGACGCCGCCCTGTTCACCACCGCGCTCGCCACCGCGAACTGGCACGCGTCGCACCCCTTCTCGCCCCGGACGGGCGAGCCGACCGTCGTCGAGCAGGGCGGCTGGGTGCGCCGCGCGCCCTCCGACGGCTCGCAGGTCTTCCCGCGCACCGACGCGGCCGTGATCATGGGCGTCGTCGACCAGGACGACCGCCTCCTCCTCGGCGCCAACGCCATGTGGGGCGGCGACCGCTACTCGCTGCTCGCGGGCTTCGTCGAGCCGGGGGAGTCGTTCGAGGCCGCCGTGAAGCGCGAGGTGCTCGAGGAGTCCGGCGTCACCGTCGAGGATCCCCGCTACCTCGGCAGCCAGCCGTGGCCGTTCCCGGCGTCGGTGATGGTCGGCTTCCTCGCGCGGGCCTCCGCGACGAGCGGGCCGGCGACGCCGGACGGCACCGAGATCATCGACCTGCGCTGGTTCAGCCGCGAGGAGCTGCGCGGCGCGCTCGGCGAGATCGCGCTGCCCGGCCCGTCGTCCATCGCGCGCGCCATCATCGAGGAGTGGTACGGCGGCCCCCTCGAGGACGGCGAGCGGGAGTGGTGATCCGCCGATCGTGACCGACCAGCTCGTCCCCGGGACGCCCGGGCGCGACCCCTACGGATCGGGCGCGTCCGGCGCCCTCCCGGCACCCGTCGCCCTCGGTCCGGTCCCCGTCGCGGAGCCCGCCGAGCCCGAGACGGAGGTGCCGTCCGCCGAGTCCCTCCTCGAGGCGCTCGACCGCCAGCAGCGCCTCGCCGCCGAGGCGCTCCTCGGCCCGGTCGTCGTCCTCGCGGGCGCCGGCACGGGCAAGACGCGCGCCATCACGCACCGCATCGCCTACGGGATCCAGGCCGGCGTCTACCCGCCCAACCGCGTCATGGCGCTCACGTTCACGTCGCGCGCGGCGGCCGAGCTGCGCGGGCGGCTCCGCGAGCTCGGCGCGGGCCCCGTCGCCGCGCGCACCTTCCACGCGGCCGCCCTCAAGCAGCTCAACTTCTTCTGGCCGCAGGTCGTCGGCGGCACCATGCCGCGCCTCATCGAGAGCAAGGGGCGGATGCTCGGCCACGCCGCCGAGTCCCTCCGCCTCCGCCTCGACACGGCCGCCCTCCGCGACATGGCCGCCGAGGTGGAGTGGCGCAAGGTCTCGATGATCTCGATCGAGCAGTACGGCCTCGCCGCGCGCACCACGCGCACGCTGCCGCCGCAGCTCGACCCCGACCAGGCCGTCGCCCTCCTCCAGGCCTACGAGGACATCAAGGACCAGCGCCGCCAGCTCGACTTCGAGGACGTGCTGCTCGCCACCGCCGGCATGATCGAGGCCGAGCCGTGGGTCGCGCAGCAGGTGCGCGAGCAGTACCGCTTCTTCGTGGTCGACGAGTACCAGGACGTCTCGCCGCTGCAGCAGACGATCCTCGACCTCTG
This is a stretch of genomic DNA from Clavibacter zhangzhiyongii. It encodes these proteins:
- the nudC gene encoding NAD(+) diphosphatase, which produces MLDSFLSRLPLSREGVDRDGLHRDSPALFDELWADPATRVLPMHGHRALGSAADGRAALELLPVDRVPAATIRIYLGRTTVAHEGEPAGTPVVAAVLTDAAAAELAPGAERWIELRTTAVQLDDRDAALFTTALATANWHASHPFSPRTGEPTVVEQGGWVRRAPSDGSQVFPRTDAAVIMGVVDQDDRLLLGANAMWGGDRYSLLAGFVEPGESFEAAVKREVLEESGVTVEDPRYLGSQPWPFPASVMVGFLARASATSGPATPDGTEIIDLRWFSREELRGALGEIALPGPSSIARAIIEEWYGGPLEDGEREW